A genomic segment from Halomonas sp. GD1P12 encodes:
- a CDS encoding cytochrome c, with amino-acid sequence MKHTVKWRQGLVGVGLLSVTTASLAFDDDVISRGEYLARAGDCVACHTAPGGEPFAGGLGVESPFGAIYSTNITPDPETGIGNYSRDEFAAALRQGERADGKHLYPAMPYPSYSLITDEDIDALYAYFMEGVAPVEHTPERTDLSFPFNQRWGIGLWDWLFTNDETFSPDPERSDEQNRGAYLVQGLGHCGSCHTERGLFFQEKALDDSDDAFLAGEVLEGWYAPSLRGSGDGGSAIERWDDQAIVDYLATGRNDESAVAGEMTSVVAHSTSHLNESDLQAIAAYLNGLGSHGDRPLITDAQVDETDAMLTRADVENDLGARLYLDNCNACHFSNGRGASQVFPSLSGSSMVNADDPTGMIRVILAGARLPSTEQRPEALAMPDFAWRLSDDEVAELATFVRGAWGNDAGAVSASAVAEVRDELPEDRVTSAPVIDD; translated from the coding sequence ATGAAGCACACCGTAAAATGGCGCCAGGGGCTGGTCGGCGTTGGCCTTTTGAGCGTCACCACCGCAAGCCTCGCGTTCGATGACGACGTGATCAGCCGCGGCGAATATCTGGCGCGCGCCGGCGACTGCGTGGCGTGTCATACCGCCCCCGGCGGTGAGCCCTTCGCCGGCGGTTTGGGCGTGGAGAGCCCCTTTGGCGCCATTTACTCGACCAACATCACCCCAGACCCGGAAACCGGCATCGGCAACTATAGCCGCGACGAGTTCGCCGCCGCCCTCAGGCAGGGCGAGCGCGCCGATGGCAAGCACCTTTATCCGGCCATGCCGTACCCCTCCTATTCGCTGATCACCGATGAGGATATCGACGCGCTCTACGCCTACTTCATGGAAGGCGTGGCGCCGGTCGAGCATACCCCTGAGCGCACGGACCTGAGCTTTCCGTTCAACCAGCGCTGGGGCATCGGGCTTTGGGACTGGCTGTTTACCAACGATGAGACGTTCTCACCGGACCCCGAGCGCAGCGACGAGCAGAACCGCGGCGCCTATCTGGTTCAGGGGCTTGGCCACTGCGGCAGTTGCCACACCGAGCGCGGGCTCTTCTTCCAGGAGAAGGCGCTGGATGATAGCGACGACGCGTTCCTTGCCGGCGAGGTGCTGGAGGGCTGGTACGCGCCGAGCCTGCGCGGCAGCGGCGACGGCGGCAGCGCCATCGAGCGCTGGGACGATCAGGCCATCGTCGATTACCTCGCCACCGGGCGTAACGACGAAAGCGCCGTGGCCGGCGAGATGACGTCGGTGGTGGCGCACAGCACCTCGCACCTCAATGAGAGCGATTTGCAGGCGATCGCCGCCTACCTGAACGGACTGGGAAGTCACGGCGACCGCCCTCTGATCACCGACGCGCAGGTCGACGAAACCGATGCCATGCTCACGCGGGCGGACGTGGAAAACGATCTGGGCGCGCGGCTCTATCTGGATAACTGCAACGCCTGCCACTTCTCCAACGGCCGCGGCGCCTCCCAGGTGTTCCCGAGCCTGTCGGGAAGCTCGATGGTCAACGCCGACGACCCAACCGGCATGATCCGGGTGATCCTCGCCGGAGCCCGGCTGCCCTCCACGGAGCAGCGCCCGGAAGCGCTGGCCATGCCGGACTTCGCCTGGCGCCTGTCCGACGACGAGGTGGCCGAGCTTGCCACGTTCGTGCGCGGGGCCTGGGGCAACGACGCGGGAGCGGTGAGCGCCAGCGCCGTAGCGGAGGTGCGCGACGAGCTGCCGGAAGACCGCGTGACCAGCGCGCCGGTCATCGACGACTGA